A region from the Paraburkholderia youngii genome encodes:
- the hisC gene encoding histidinol-phosphate transaminase, which translates to MTTPQDIIRSDVLAMTSYPVPDATGFIKLDAMENPFPLPPELAAHLGERLAGVALNRYPAPRPEQLIERIRHVMGVPAGCDVLLGNGSDEIISIMSVACAKPGAKVLAPVPGFVMYQMSAKLAHLEFVGVPLKADFTLDTDAMLAAIAEHEPALIYLAYPNNPTGTLFDDAAIERIIAAAGKSLVVIDEAYQPFAQKSWLPRADQFDNVVVMRTVSKLGLAGIRLGYLVGKPAWLTEFDKVRPPYNTNVLTQAAADFLLDHIGVLDAQAAQLRDEREKLAQAVAALPDAQVFASAGNFLLVRVPDASVLFETLLTARILIKNVSKMHPLLVNCVRLTVGSPNENAQLLAGLKLVLR; encoded by the coding sequence ATGACGACACCTCAAGACATCATCCGCAGCGACGTGCTCGCAATGACGAGCTATCCGGTTCCGGACGCCACCGGTTTCATCAAGCTCGACGCGATGGAAAACCCGTTCCCGCTGCCGCCGGAACTTGCCGCCCATCTCGGCGAGCGTCTGGCCGGCGTCGCGTTGAACCGGTATCCGGCGCCGCGTCCCGAGCAACTGATCGAGCGCATCCGTCACGTGATGGGCGTGCCGGCGGGCTGCGACGTGCTGCTTGGCAATGGCTCGGATGAAATCATCAGCATTATGTCGGTCGCGTGCGCGAAGCCGGGCGCGAAGGTGCTCGCGCCGGTGCCGGGCTTCGTCATGTATCAGATGTCGGCCAAGCTGGCGCATCTCGAATTCGTCGGCGTGCCGCTGAAAGCCGATTTCACGCTCGATACCGACGCGATGCTCGCGGCGATCGCCGAGCACGAACCGGCGCTGATCTATCTCGCGTATCCGAACAACCCGACCGGCACGCTGTTCGATGACGCCGCAATCGAGCGCATCATCGCCGCGGCGGGCAAGAGCCTCGTCGTGATCGACGAGGCGTATCAGCCGTTCGCGCAGAAGAGCTGGCTGCCGCGCGCCGACCAGTTCGACAACGTCGTCGTGATGCGCACGGTGTCGAAGCTGGGCCTCGCCGGGATCCGCCTCGGTTATCTGGTCGGCAAGCCCGCGTGGCTCACCGAATTCGACAAGGTGCGCCCGCCGTACAACACCAACGTGCTGACGCAGGCCGCCGCCGATTTCCTGCTCGACCACATCGGCGTGCTCGACGCGCAGGCCGCGCAATTGCGCGACGAACGCGAGAAGCTCGCGCAGGCGGTGGCCGCGCTGCCGGACGCCCAGGTGTTCGCCAGCGCGGGCAACTTCCTGCTCGTGCGGGTGCCCGATGCGTCGGTATTGTTCGAAACCCTGCTAACGGCGCGTATTCTGATCAAAAACGTGAGTAAAATGCACCCATTGCTGGTCAACTGCGTGCGTTTGACCGTCGGTTCGCCGAACGAGAACGCGCAGTTGCTCGCCGGCCTGAAACTCGTGTTGCGGTAA
- a CDS encoding ABC transporter ATP-binding protein, which yields MSAIEIRNVKKRYKDLQALKGVSLTVEEGEFFGLLGPNGAGKTTLISILAGLARADEGSIAVRGHDVVDDFRNARRALGVVPQELVFDPFFTVRETLRIQSGYYGLRNNDAWIDEIMANLDLTEKADANMRALSGGMKRRVLVAQALVHRPPVIVLDEPTAGVDVELRQTLWKFISRLNHEGHTIVLTTHYLEEAESLCDRIAMLRRGEVVALDRTSTLLQRFAGMQLFVRFAQGVLPADLRPLEAESGAGNGNGRQHLLRLTSYDDVERILAQCRGAGCTFEEIEVRKADLEDVFVQVMNGPEVIEGLA from the coding sequence ATGTCAGCCATAGAAATTCGTAACGTCAAGAAGCGCTACAAGGACTTGCAGGCGCTCAAGGGCGTCAGCCTCACGGTCGAAGAAGGCGAGTTCTTCGGACTGCTCGGTCCGAACGGCGCGGGCAAGACGACGCTCATCAGCATACTCGCGGGTCTCGCCCGCGCCGACGAGGGCAGCATCGCGGTGCGCGGTCACGACGTGGTCGACGATTTCCGCAATGCGCGCCGCGCGCTCGGCGTGGTGCCGCAGGAACTCGTGTTCGATCCGTTCTTCACAGTGCGCGAAACCTTGCGCATCCAGTCGGGCTACTACGGTCTGCGCAATAACGACGCGTGGATCGACGAGATCATGGCCAATCTCGATCTCACCGAAAAAGCCGATGCCAACATGCGCGCGCTGTCGGGCGGCATGAAGCGCCGCGTGCTGGTCGCGCAGGCGCTCGTGCACCGTCCGCCGGTGATCGTGCTCGACGAGCCGACCGCGGGCGTCGACGTCGAACTGCGCCAGACGCTGTGGAAGTTCATCTCGCGCCTGAATCACGAAGGCCACACGATCGTGCTGACCACGCACTACCTGGAAGAAGCCGAATCGCTGTGCGACCGCATCGCGATGCTGCGCCGAGGCGAGGTCGTTGCGCTCGATCGCACCAGCACGCTGCTGCAGCGCTTCGCCGGCATGCAGCTGTTCGTGCGCTTCGCGCAGGGCGTGCTGCCCGCCGATCTGCGTCCGCTCGAGGCGGAAAGCGGCGCGGGCAACGGCAATGGTCGCCAGCACCTGCTGCGCCTGACGAGCTACGACGACGTCGAGCGCATCCTCGCGCAATGCCGCGGGGCCGGTTGTACATTCGAAGAAATCGAGGTCCGCAAGGCCGACCTCGAAGACGTATTCGTTCAGGTGATGAACGGTCCAGAAGTGATCGAGGGGCTCGCATGA
- the hisD gene encoding histidinol dehydrogenase, with product MSTKIRKLDSTARDFNKSLHAVLAFEASEDEAIERSVAQILNDVKARGDDAVLEYTKRFDRIDAKSVAGLELPMAELEAALESLEPKQRASLEAAAARVRGYHEKQKIECGSHSWQYTEADGTVLGQKVTPLDRAGIYVPGGKAAYPSSVLMNAIPARVAGVREIVMVVPTPDGVKNPLVLAAALLGGVDRVFTIGGAQAVGALAYGTQSVPAVDKICGPGNAYVASAKRRVFGTVGIDMIAGPSEILVLCDGTTDPRWVAMDLFSQAEHDELAQSILLCPDDAFIARVQEAIDELLPTMPRHEVIRTSLENRGALIKVRDMAEACAIANDIAPEHLEISALEPHQWAQQIRHAGAIFLGRYTSESLGDYCAGPNHVLPTSRTARFSSPLGVYDFFKRSSLIEVSAEGAQTLGEIAAELAYGEGLQAHARSAEFRMRQNNNERG from the coding sequence ATGTCTACCAAGATTCGCAAACTCGATTCCACCGCTCGCGACTTCAACAAGTCGCTGCATGCGGTGCTCGCGTTCGAGGCGAGCGAAGACGAGGCCATCGAGCGCTCGGTCGCGCAGATTCTGAACGACGTGAAGGCGCGCGGCGACGACGCAGTGCTCGAGTACACGAAGCGCTTCGATCGCATCGATGCGAAAAGCGTGGCCGGGCTCGAACTGCCGATGGCGGAGCTCGAAGCGGCGCTCGAAAGTCTCGAGCCGAAGCAGCGTGCGTCGCTGGAAGCGGCGGCGGCGCGCGTGCGCGGCTACCACGAGAAGCAGAAGATCGAGTGCGGCAGCCATAGCTGGCAATACACCGAAGCCGACGGCACCGTGCTCGGCCAGAAGGTCACGCCGCTCGATCGCGCGGGCATCTACGTGCCGGGCGGCAAGGCGGCGTATCCGTCGTCGGTGCTGATGAACGCGATTCCGGCGCGGGTGGCCGGCGTGCGCGAAATCGTGATGGTCGTGCCGACGCCGGACGGTGTGAAGAATCCGCTCGTGCTCGCGGCGGCACTGCTGGGCGGCGTCGATCGCGTGTTCACGATCGGCGGCGCGCAGGCGGTGGGCGCGCTCGCGTACGGCACGCAATCCGTGCCCGCGGTCGACAAGATCTGCGGCCCCGGCAACGCGTATGTCGCGTCGGCGAAGCGTCGCGTGTTCGGCACGGTCGGCATCGACATGATCGCCGGGCCGTCGGAAATTCTCGTGCTGTGCGACGGCACGACCGATCCGCGCTGGGTCGCGATGGACCTGTTCTCGCAGGCCGAGCACGACGAGCTCGCGCAGTCGATCCTGCTGTGCCCGGACGACGCGTTCATCGCGCGTGTGCAGGAAGCGATCGACGAACTGCTGCCCACGATGCCGCGCCACGAGGTAATCCGCACGTCGCTCGAAAACCGCGGCGCGCTGATCAAGGTGCGCGACATGGCCGAGGCCTGCGCGATCGCCAACGACATTGCGCCGGAGCACCTCGAAATTTCGGCGCTGGAGCCGCATCAGTGGGCGCAGCAAATCCGCCACGCGGGTGCGATCTTCCTTGGCCGCTACACCAGCGAGAGCCTCGGCGACTACTGCGCGGGCCCGAACCACGTGCTGCCGACGTCGCGTACCGCACGGTTCTCGTCGCCACTCGGCGTTTATGATTTCTTCAAGCGCTCGAGCCTGATCGAGGTCAGCGCGGAGGGCGCGCAGACGCTCGGCGAAATCGCCGCCGAACTTGCATATGGCGAAGGTCTGCAAGCGCACGCACGCAGCGCCGAATTCCGGATGCGGCAGAACAACAACGAACGCGGCTGA
- the murA gene encoding UDP-N-acetylglucosamine 1-carboxyvinyltransferase, translated as MDKLIIEGGYPLSGEVVVSGAKNAALPILCAGLLTADPVHLENVPDLQDVRTMLKLLGQMGVRIEAGEGRVALDASKVDNLVAPYEMVKTMRASILVLGPLVARFGHARVSLPGGCAIGARPVDQHIKGLQAMGAEITIEHGFIEARAKRLKGARIVTDMITVTGTENLLMAAVLAEGETIIENTAREPEVVDLAHLLVAMGAKIEGIGTDRLVIQGVDKLHGAKHTVIPDRIEAGTFLCAVAAAGGDVTLRKMRPLLLEAVTEKLREAGVTVEEGDDWMRVRMDKRPSAVTFRTSEYPAFPTDMQAQFMALNTIADGTSQVVETIFENRFMHVQELNRLGASITIDGNTALVTGVEKLSGAKVMATDLRASASLVIAALRAEGETLIDRIYHLDRGYDRMEAKLNAIGAKVRRVSGSQA; from the coding sequence ATGGATAAACTCATCATTGAAGGTGGCTACCCGCTCTCCGGTGAAGTTGTCGTCTCGGGTGCGAAGAACGCGGCATTGCCGATCCTGTGCGCGGGTCTGTTGACCGCCGATCCGGTGCATCTGGAGAACGTGCCCGATCTGCAGGACGTGCGCACGATGCTCAAGCTGCTCGGCCAGATGGGCGTGCGTATCGAGGCGGGCGAAGGGCGCGTCGCGCTCGACGCGTCGAAGGTCGACAACCTCGTCGCGCCGTACGAGATGGTGAAGACGATGCGCGCGTCGATCCTCGTGCTCGGTCCGCTCGTCGCGCGCTTCGGTCATGCGCGCGTGTCGCTGCCCGGCGGCTGCGCGATCGGCGCGCGTCCGGTCGATCAGCACATCAAGGGTTTGCAGGCGATGGGCGCCGAGATCACGATCGAGCACGGCTTCATCGAAGCGCGAGCGAAGCGTCTGAAGGGCGCGCGCATCGTCACCGACATGATCACCGTGACCGGTACCGAGAACCTGTTGATGGCGGCGGTGCTCGCGGAAGGCGAAACGATCATCGAGAACACCGCGCGTGAACCCGAAGTGGTCGACCTCGCGCATCTGCTCGTCGCGATGGGCGCGAAGATCGAAGGCATCGGCACGGATCGGCTCGTGATCCAGGGCGTCGACAAGCTGCACGGTGCGAAGCACACGGTCATTCCGGACCGCATCGAAGCGGGCACCTTCCTGTGCGCGGTCGCGGCGGCAGGCGGCGACGTCACGCTGCGCAAGATGCGTCCGCTGCTGCTCGAAGCCGTCACCGAAAAGCTGCGCGAAGCGGGCGTGACGGTCGAGGAAGGCGACGACTGGATGCGCGTGCGCATGGACAAGCGCCCGAGCGCGGTCACGTTCCGCACCTCCGAATACCCGGCATTCCCGACCGACATGCAGGCGCAGTTCATGGCGCTCAACACGATCGCCGACGGTACGTCGCAGGTCGTCGAGACGATCTTCGAAAATCGCTTCATGCACGTGCAGGAGCTGAACCGCCTCGGTGCGAGCATCACAATCGACGGCAACACAGCGCTCGTGACCGGCGTCGAGAAACTGTCCGGCGCGAAGGTGATGGCCACCGATCTGCGCGCGTCCGCGAGTCTCGTGATCGCCGCGCTGCGCGCCGAGGGCGAGACGCTGATCGACCGTATCTATCACCTCGATCGCGGCTACGACCGCATGGAAGCGAAGCTCAACGCGATCGGTGCGAAGGTGCGCCGCGTATCCGGGAGCCAGGCATGA
- the hisG gene encoding ATP phosphoribosyltransferase, producing the protein MSSMPQTSSSPAVSAPLTLALSKGRIFEETLPLLAAAGIEVAEDPESSRKLILPTTDANLRVIIVRATDVPTYVEYGAADFGVAGKDVLLEHGGSGLYQPVDLDIARCRMSVAVAAGFDYANAVRQGARLRVATKYVETAREHFAAKGVHVDLIKLYGSMELAPLVGLADAIVDLVSSGNTLRANNLVEVEEIMQISSRLVVNQAALKLKRAALRPILDAFANASSQAGAPAA; encoded by the coding sequence ATGAGTTCGATGCCGCAAACGTCGTCGTCGCCGGCGGTGAGCGCGCCGCTCACGCTCGCGTTGTCGAAAGGGCGTATCTTCGAGGAAACGCTGCCGCTGCTCGCGGCGGCCGGCATCGAAGTCGCCGAAGATCCCGAGAGTTCGCGCAAGCTGATCCTGCCGACCACCGACGCGAACCTGCGCGTGATCATCGTGCGAGCGACCGACGTGCCGACCTATGTCGAGTACGGCGCGGCCGACTTCGGCGTGGCCGGCAAGGACGTGCTGCTCGAGCATGGCGGCAGCGGCCTGTATCAGCCGGTCGACCTGGACATCGCGCGTTGCCGGATGTCGGTCGCGGTCGCGGCGGGTTTCGATTATGCGAACGCGGTGCGCCAGGGCGCGCGTCTGCGTGTCGCGACCAAGTACGTTGAAACCGCACGTGAGCATTTTGCCGCCAAGGGCGTTCACGTCGATCTGATCAAGTTGTACGGTTCAATGGAACTGGCGCCGCTGGTCGGCCTCGCCGACGCGATCGTCGACTTGGTCAGCTCGGGCAATACGCTGCGCGCGAACAATCTCGTGGAGGTGGAGGAGATCATGCAGATTTCGTCGCGCCTCGTGGTGAACCAGGCAGCGCTGAAGCTGAAACGCGCGGCGTTGCGGCCGATTCTCGACGCGTTTGCCAATGCGTCGTCGCAAGCCGGCGCCCCGGCGGCCTGA
- a CDS encoding BolA family protein, translating to MLPTPEQVKQYIAAGLACEHLEVEGDGQHFFATIVSPSFEGKRLIQRHQLVYAALGERMREEIHALSMKTLTPAEWQNA from the coding sequence ATGTTGCCGACTCCCGAACAGGTCAAACAGTACATTGCAGCTGGACTCGCGTGCGAGCATCTCGAAGTCGAAGGCGACGGTCAGCATTTCTTTGCGACGATCGTCTCGCCGAGCTTCGAAGGCAAGCGCCTGATCCAACGTCACCAACTCGTGTATGCGGCGCTCGGCGAGCGCATGCGCGAAGAAATCCACGCGCTCAGCATGAAGACGCTGACGCCCGCCGAATGGCAGAACGCGTAA
- a CDS encoding ABC transporter permease: MSGYSGFSTLFYKELLRFWKVSFQTVLAPVITALLYLTIFGHALRGHVEVYPGVEYTSFLIPGLVMMSVLQNAFANSSSSLIQSKITGNLVFVLLPPLSHYEMFAAYVLAAVARGLCVGFGVFIVTIWFVPLAFTAPLYIIVFAMFGAAILGTLGLIAGIWAEKFDQLAAFQNFLIMPLTFLSGVFYSTHTLPPGWREVSRLNPFFYMIDGFRYGFFGVSDIDPLASLAIVAGFFVVLAVVAMRMLATGYKLRH, from the coding sequence ATGAGCGGCTACAGTGGATTCAGCACGCTGTTTTATAAAGAACTGTTGCGTTTCTGGAAGGTATCGTTCCAGACCGTGCTCGCGCCGGTCATCACCGCGCTCCTTTATCTGACCATCTTCGGCCACGCGCTGCGCGGCCATGTCGAGGTCTATCCGGGCGTCGAATACACGAGCTTCCTGATTCCGGGTCTCGTGATGATGAGCGTGCTGCAGAACGCGTTCGCGAACAGTTCTTCGTCGCTGATCCAATCGAAGATCACCGGCAACCTCGTGTTCGTGCTGCTGCCGCCGCTGTCGCACTACGAGATGTTCGCGGCCTACGTGCTCGCGGCCGTGGCGCGCGGGCTGTGCGTCGGCTTCGGTGTGTTCATCGTGACAATCTGGTTCGTGCCGCTCGCGTTCACCGCGCCGCTCTACATCATCGTGTTCGCGATGTTCGGCGCGGCGATCCTCGGCACGCTGGGTCTGATCGCCGGCATCTGGGCCGAAAAATTCGACCAGCTCGCCGCGTTCCAGAACTTTCTGATCATGCCGCTCACTTTTCTGTCGGGCGTGTTCTACTCGACGCATACGCTGCCCCCCGGGTGGCGCGAAGTATCGCGGCTCAATCCGTTTTTCTACATGATCGACGGCTTTCGCTATGGCTTTTTCGGCGTGTCGGATATCGACCCGCTCGCGAGCCTCGCGATCGTCGCCGGTTTCTTCGTGGTGCTGGCTGTCGTGGCGATGCGCATGCTCGCCACCGGCTACAAGCTGCGCCACTGA